The Nitrospira tepida genome includes a window with the following:
- a CDS encoding AAA family ATPase, with translation MQTSMPDLVAQFVRARRVSVPLLAITTPDPAATIGLVRTYGLRSPGSDQEDPVFSWDVSRGLMPVNSGAEKALATLLGSTKSNVTMNPSETLKLLANVPPKSVVFFHNAHRFIRNEFVSQGIWNLRDLFKGKPATLVLLAPAIDVPAELFHDLLVLEETLPGREQLAAIIKDQCVQAQIETPPDEAMAQAVSALQGLAAFPAEQVVALSLSKRNGINLARLWERKRQMINATPGLSVWGGNERFHDIGGVQAAKDFLAKLFKGNDPPKAVVFLDEIEKMFSGSLSSNQDSSGVTVSMLGTLLTYMQDHKARGIIFVGPPGTCKSMVAKASGTEAGVPAICFDLGAMKASLVGQSEGQLRQALGVVSAVADDNVLFIATSNNVSALPPELLRRFKYGVVFFDLPSAAERETIWAIYRKHFRIPAEMAQPPDQGWTGDEIRTCCELSWQLGCSLEEASAYIIPVSIRAADQLKELRSQANYRYLSASYPGPYLMDKAEAAQGPSPRMYAA, from the coding sequence ATGCAGACTTCCATGCCTGATCTCGTGGCGCAGTTCGTCCGCGCCCGCAGGGTTTCGGTTCCGCTCCTCGCCATCACCACACCCGATCCCGCCGCGACGATCGGCCTGGTCCGGACCTACGGGTTGCGAAGTCCTGGATCCGATCAGGAAGACCCCGTCTTCTCCTGGGACGTCAGCCGCGGGCTCATGCCCGTCAACAGCGGAGCCGAGAAAGCCCTGGCGACGCTGCTCGGCAGTACCAAGTCCAACGTCACGATGAATCCCTCGGAAACCCTCAAGCTCCTTGCAAATGTGCCTCCGAAGAGCGTCGTTTTCTTTCACAACGCCCACCGCTTCATCCGCAACGAGTTCGTCTCCCAAGGCATCTGGAATTTGCGCGACCTCTTCAAGGGCAAACCGGCGACCCTCGTCTTGCTGGCTCCGGCGATCGACGTACCCGCGGAACTCTTCCATGATCTCCTGGTCCTGGAAGAAACCCTGCCGGGGCGGGAGCAACTGGCCGCGATCATCAAGGACCAATGCGTGCAGGCCCAGATCGAAACTCCTCCAGACGAGGCGATGGCGCAGGCCGTCTCCGCCCTCCAGGGGCTCGCGGCTTTTCCGGCCGAACAGGTCGTGGCCCTGTCGCTGAGCAAACGGAACGGCATCAACCTGGCGCGGCTCTGGGAACGGAAACGGCAGATGATCAACGCCACACCCGGGCTCTCCGTGTGGGGCGGGAACGAACGGTTCCACGACATTGGCGGCGTGCAAGCCGCCAAAGACTTCCTCGCGAAACTCTTCAAAGGCAACGATCCGCCGAAGGCCGTCGTCTTCCTTGATGAAATCGAGAAAATGTTCAGCGGCTCCCTCTCCTCCAATCAGGACTCGTCGGGCGTCACCGTCTCCATGCTGGGGACCTTGCTCACCTATATGCAGGATCACAAGGCGAGAGGCATCATCTTCGTCGGCCCGCCGGGGACGTGCAAATCCATGGTCGCCAAAGCCAGCGGCACGGAAGCCGGCGTGCCCGCGATTTGCTTCGACCTCGGCGCGATGAAGGCGTCGCTCGTCGGTCAATCGGAAGGCCAGCTGCGCCAGGCGCTCGGCGTCGTCAGCGCCGTGGCCGATGACAATGTCCTCTTCATCGCCACCAGCAACAACGTGAGCGCGCTCCCGCCGGAGCTGCTCCGCCGCTTCAAGTACGGCGTCGTGTTCTTCGATCTGCCTTCGGCAGCCGAGCGGGAAACCATCTGGGCCATCTATCGCAAACATTTCCGGATCCCAGCCGAGATGGCTCAGCCACCAGACCAAGGCTGGACCGGCGACGAGATCCGGACCTGTTGCGAGCTGAGCTGGCAACTCGGTTGCTCCCTGGAAGAAGCGAGCGCCTACATCATCCCGGTCTCCATCCGCGCCGCGGACCAGCTCAAAGAGCTGCGCTCGCAAGCCAATTACCGGTACCTCTCCGCCAGCTACCCCGGCCCCTATCTAATGGACAAGGCTGAGGCCGCGCAGGGACCGAGCCCCCGCATGTACGCGGCCTAG
- a CDS encoding adenosylcobalamin-dependent ribonucleoside-diphosphate reductase, whose amino-acid sequence MTNNLTDPIPPSTMEYIPLSDNALTVLRERYLAKDDQGNIVETVDQLWARVAREIAVVETLYEATHEEVASIEEQFRRMLASRTFLPNSPTLMNAGRPGAHKQYSACFVIPIEDDMQSIGDAVTAALLIHKSGGGTGFSFSNLRPKGDRVRSSGGVASGPVSFMKIIDGATEQVRQGGTRRGANMGILHVQHPDILDFVRCKTHDGQIRNFNISVAATDEFMTAVKEDRLYALINPRTMQPIKHISARLVFDRIVEEAWKTGDPGLFFIDRANRACPIPNMGEIVSTNPCGEIPLHGFDACTLGSIDLAKHLRILPGHDQYELDWERLDQTIRLAVRFLDNIIDANDHPLPQINAMTRQTRRIGLGIMGYARLLMMLGLPYGSEEAIRLTERLAHQMKAMAWRASEQLAHTRGVYPAWKGSKHEQEGRKVRHSYVTTVAPTGSISMIADTSAGCEPEFALVWFKHVLEGRKLPYLCDLFEATARREGWWHDVLIDKIAANHGSCRGLKDVPAHWQQVFTVAHDLTSEQHVQVQAAWQQFSDTAVSKTINLPSMATVEDVRHAYVLAWELDCSGITVYRDGSRASQVLNLGKADRNGSLSTNGTSQVPDADLPVAHPFELPDVLDAKRVHVKTTDGHVYVTISTLKTRPLEVFIHTPVEASNAEIYESFARVLSISLRSGVPVEALLEQLEKANQRYGSVASIPAAIIRALRMSQLIKENGEGLPPCPQCNQGTIRQENCLVCPHCSWTKCS is encoded by the coding sequence ATGACGAACAACCTGACCGATCCGATCCCACCCTCCACCATGGAGTACATTCCGCTATCGGACAACGCTCTCACCGTCCTCCGAGAACGGTACCTGGCCAAGGATGACCAGGGAAACATCGTCGAAACCGTGGACCAACTCTGGGCACGGGTCGCCCGTGAAATCGCCGTGGTCGAGACCCTGTACGAGGCGACACATGAAGAAGTGGCATCCATCGAGGAGCAGTTCCGCCGGATGCTCGCCTCTCGAACCTTCCTGCCCAATTCCCCCACCTTGATGAACGCCGGCCGGCCGGGCGCGCACAAGCAGTACTCCGCCTGTTTCGTGATCCCCATCGAGGATGACATGCAGTCGATCGGGGATGCCGTGACTGCGGCCTTGTTGATCCACAAAAGTGGCGGAGGCACCGGGTTTTCGTTCTCCAATTTGCGTCCGAAGGGCGATCGTGTGAGGAGCTCAGGCGGCGTGGCATCCGGCCCGGTCTCCTTCATGAAGATCATTGACGGCGCCACCGAACAGGTACGCCAGGGCGGAACCCGCAGGGGCGCGAACATGGGGATTCTCCATGTCCAGCACCCCGATATCCTGGACTTCGTGAGGTGCAAGACGCACGACGGCCAGATCCGGAACTTCAACATCAGCGTGGCCGCTACCGACGAGTTCATGACCGCGGTCAAGGAGGACAGGCTCTACGCCCTGATCAACCCCCGCACGATGCAGCCCATCAAACACATCTCCGCACGGCTGGTCTTCGATCGCATCGTCGAGGAAGCCTGGAAGACCGGCGATCCCGGGCTCTTCTTCATCGACCGCGCGAACCGGGCCTGTCCGATTCCAAACATGGGCGAAATCGTCTCGACCAATCCCTGCGGTGAGATCCCTCTGCATGGCTTCGATGCCTGCACGCTTGGCTCCATCGACTTAGCCAAGCATCTTCGGATCCTGCCCGGCCATGATCAGTACGAGCTCGACTGGGAGCGTCTCGACCAGACCATCCGGCTCGCGGTTCGATTCCTGGACAACATCATCGATGCCAACGACCATCCGCTCCCCCAGATCAACGCCATGACGCGGCAGACCCGCCGCATCGGCCTCGGGATCATGGGATATGCACGGCTGTTGATGATGTTGGGCCTTCCCTACGGCAGCGAAGAAGCCATACGCTTGACCGAGCGGCTCGCACACCAGATGAAGGCCATGGCGTGGCGCGCGTCGGAGCAACTGGCCCACACACGAGGCGTGTATCCGGCGTGGAAGGGAAGCAAGCATGAACAGGAAGGGAGAAAGGTGCGGCACAGCTACGTGACCACCGTGGCCCCGACTGGGTCGATCAGCATGATCGCCGACACCAGTGCCGGCTGTGAGCCCGAGTTCGCGCTGGTCTGGTTCAAGCACGTCCTCGAAGGCAGGAAGCTTCCCTACCTGTGCGACCTCTTCGAAGCGACGGCCAGGCGCGAAGGCTGGTGGCACGACGTTCTCATCGACAAGATCGCGGCCAATCACGGGTCGTGCCGCGGGCTCAAGGACGTTCCCGCCCACTGGCAACAGGTCTTTACAGTGGCCCACGATCTCACCTCCGAGCAGCATGTCCAGGTCCAGGCTGCCTGGCAGCAGTTCAGCGACACGGCGGTCAGCAAGACGATCAACCTGCCCTCCATGGCAACCGTTGAAGACGTCCGCCACGCTTATGTGCTCGCATGGGAACTCGATTGCAGCGGGATCACCGTCTACCGCGATGGGAGTCGTGCCAGCCAAGTGCTCAATCTGGGCAAGGCGGACCGCAATGGGAGCCTGTCCACGAACGGAACAAGCCAGGTGCCAGACGCGGACCTCCCTGTTGCCCACCCCTTCGAGCTGCCGGATGTCCTGGACGCGAAGCGGGTGCATGTGAAGACGACGGACGGGCATGTGTACGTCACGATCTCAACTCTCAAGACCAGACCGCTCGAAGTCTTCATCCACACGCCCGTCGAGGCCAGCAACGCGGAAATCTACGAATCCTTTGCCCGGGTCCTCTCCATCTCCTTGCGATCGGGTGTGCCTGTGGAGGCCTTGCTCGAACAACTGGAAAAGGCCAACCAGCGGTACGGCTCGGTTGCCAGTATCCCGGCCGCCATCATCCGAGCACTCCGCATGAGCCAGCTGATCAAAGAGAACGGCGAGGGACTCCCTCCCTGCCCGCAATGCAACCAGGGCACCATTCGGCAGGAGAATTGTCTGGTCTGCCCACACTGCAGCTGGACGAAGTGCAGTTGA
- a CDS encoding type II toxin-antitoxin system Phd/YefM family antitoxin: MKFITVRELRGRPSEVWSKLSRDKDLVLTSNGKPIAILSAVSEETLESSLVALRRARAVAAVEVMQSQSIAAGTDKLSLEEINAEIASTRKTRRR; encoded by the coding sequence ATGAAGTTCATTACCGTGCGAGAACTGCGAGGGCGGCCGAGCGAGGTGTGGTCGAAACTCTCACGTGACAAGGATCTGGTTCTCACGTCGAACGGGAAACCGATTGCGATCCTTTCAGCCGTGTCCGAGGAAACACTAGAAAGCTCGCTGGTCGCGCTCCGGCGGGCCCGCGCCGTCGCCGCGGTTGAAGTGATGCAGTCTCAATCTATTGCCGCCGGAACCGACAAGCTGTCTCTGGAAGAGATTAATGCTGAGATCGCGTCGACTCGGAAGACCCGGCGGCGGTGA
- a CDS encoding putative toxin-antitoxin system toxin component, PIN family, with protein sequence MIVVVDTNVLVAGLLSPFGPPGEIVRMIASGTLTVAYDARIMAEYVEVLRRPKFSFGREHVDAFLDQLKATGTVAAGDPLPARLPDPNDEPFLEVALAGRVRCLITGNVKHFPPGARQGSQILTPREFLDFYRKSLRGKPRPG encoded by the coding sequence GTGATCGTCGTCGTCGACACGAATGTGCTCGTGGCCGGCCTCTTGTCCCCCTTTGGCCCACCTGGTGAAATCGTCCGCATGATTGCCTCTGGGACCCTGACCGTAGCCTATGACGCCCGAATCATGGCAGAGTACGTGGAGGTTCTCCGGCGCCCGAAGTTTTCATTCGGCAGGGAGCATGTCGACGCGTTCCTGGATCAATTGAAAGCGACGGGAACCGTTGCGGCGGGTGATCCACTCCCGGCTCGCTTGCCGGACCCGAATGACGAACCCTTCCTGGAAGTCGCCCTGGCCGGCCGTGTCCGGTGCCTGATTACTGGAAACGTGAAGCACTTCCCCCCTGGGGCCCGACAAGGCTCTCAGATATTGACTCCCCGTGAGTTTCTCGACTTCTACCGGAAGAGCCTTCGGGGGAAGCCTCGCCCAGGTTGA
- a CDS encoding IS5 family transposase yields MSQQTFAEASFEQYRKPTRRERFLAEMEQVIPWSELAAVIEPYYPKAEGAGRPPVGVERMLRIHFLQHWFNLSDPAVEEALYDSRAMRQFVGIDLGREPVPDETTICKFRHLLEAHRLGEQLFALIRTYLAEQGLQISRGTIVDATIISAPSSTKNRTKERDPEMHQTKKGNQWYFGMKAHIGVDSRTKLIHSVAATAANVHDSQVLPELLHGQETRVWGDAAYSGQRDVIQQHVPGAKSFVQTKAHRHRPLSETERARNRTKSKVRAKVEHVFLVMKQIFGWAKVRYRGLAKNTNWLFVTCGLTNLYLARRRLLAGT; encoded by the coding sequence ATGTCGCAACAGACCTTTGCAGAAGCGAGCTTTGAACAGTATCGGAAACCGACCCGCCGCGAGCGGTTTCTGGCGGAGATGGAGCAGGTGATTCCGTGGAGCGAGCTGGCAGCGGTTATCGAGCCGTACTATCCCAAGGCGGAGGGGGCCGGGCGTCCGCCGGTCGGAGTCGAGCGAATGCTCCGTATCCATTTCCTGCAACATTGGTTCAATCTGTCTGACCCGGCGGTGGAGGAGGCCCTGTATGACTCCCGCGCCATGCGGCAGTTCGTTGGCATTGATCTGGGGCGCGAGCCTGTACCGGATGAGACGACCATCTGCAAATTTCGGCATCTCCTGGAAGCCCATCGGTTGGGCGAGCAACTCTTTGCCTTGATCCGGACGTATCTGGCCGAGCAGGGGCTGCAGATCAGCCGGGGGACCATCGTGGATGCCACGATCATCAGCGCCCCCAGTTCCACGAAGAATCGCACGAAGGAGCGGGATCCGGAGATGCATCAGACGAAGAAGGGCAACCAGTGGTATTTCGGGATGAAGGCCCATATTGGAGTAGACAGCCGGACGAAGCTGATTCATTCAGTGGCAGCCACCGCCGCCAATGTGCATGACAGTCAGGTGTTGCCGGAGCTGCTGCATGGACAGGAGACGCGGGTGTGGGGCGATGCCGCCTATAGTGGCCAACGCGACGTGATTCAGCAACATGTGCCTGGGGCCAAGAGCTTCGTGCAGACGAAAGCACATCGCCATCGGCCGCTGAGTGAAACCGAGCGCGCCCGGAACCGGACCAAGTCGAAGGTGCGGGCCAAAGTCGAACACGTGTTCTTGGTGATGAAACAGATCTTTGGATGGGCCAAAGTCCGCTACCGGGGGCTGGCGAAGAATACGAATTGGCTCTTTGTCACGTGCGGCTTAACGAATCTGTATCTGGCGCGACGACGCCTCTTGGCGGGAACGTAG